From the genome of Cytobacillus firmus, one region includes:
- a CDS encoding acyl-CoA dehydrogenase gives MNFDLTAEQNMILKTIREFAQEEVAPGALERDRTKEFPVEVFKKMADLGLMGLPFPEEYGGAGADTVSFAIVTEELSRACASTGITYSAHISLGGAPLYLFGTEEQKQKYLVPICTGESFGAFGLTEPNAGSDAGGTRTTAVEKDGEYFINGNKCFITNASYAKHLALTAVTGEVDGKKEISAIIVPTDAEGFTVIDNYEKMGLNASNTTELVLEDVRVPTEHLLGKKGEGFKQFLITLDGGRIGIGAMALGIAQAAYDKALQYAKERQQFGRSLSNFQAIQFKLADMAMKIELARNMVYKAAWLKDQGRPFAKEASMCKLYASEICMEIADQAVQIHGGYGYMKEYHVERYMRDGKLTEIGEGTSEVQRMVIARLIGC, from the coding sequence ATGAATTTTGACTTAACTGCAGAACAGAATATGATCCTTAAAACAATCAGGGAATTTGCTCAGGAAGAAGTTGCACCGGGAGCTTTAGAAAGAGACCGTACAAAGGAATTTCCAGTAGAAGTATTTAAGAAAATGGCTGACCTTGGCTTGATGGGGCTTCCTTTCCCTGAAGAATATGGTGGGGCAGGGGCAGATACTGTTAGCTTTGCTATTGTAACAGAGGAGTTGAGCAGGGCTTGCGCGTCAACTGGAATCACTTATTCCGCGCATATATCACTTGGCGGAGCACCGCTTTATTTATTCGGTACCGAAGAGCAGAAGCAAAAGTATCTGGTGCCTATCTGTACAGGTGAGTCTTTTGGAGCTTTCGGGCTGACAGAGCCTAATGCAGGCTCAGATGCTGGCGGTACCAGAACAACAGCTGTCGAAAAAGATGGTGAATATTTCATTAATGGTAATAAATGCTTTATTACGAATGCCAGCTATGCGAAGCATTTAGCTTTGACTGCTGTCACGGGTGAAGTGGATGGAAAAAAAGAAATTAGTGCGATTATTGTTCCAACGGATGCAGAAGGATTTACCGTTATCGATAATTATGAAAAAATGGGACTCAATGCCTCAAATACAACTGAACTGGTACTTGAAGACGTACGCGTTCCGACTGAGCACTTGCTCGGCAAAAAAGGCGAGGGCTTCAAACAGTTTTTAATCACACTGGATGGAGGGCGTATTGGTATTGGAGCAATGGCTTTGGGGATAGCGCAGGCTGCTTATGATAAAGCGCTTCAATATGCAAAGGAGCGCCAGCAGTTCGGCCGTTCTCTCTCAAACTTCCAAGCTATTCAGTTTAAACTTGCAGATATGGCGATGAAAATTGAATTAGCACGAAATATGGTCTACAAGGCTGCATGGCTGAAAGATCAGGGGAGACCATTTGCCAAAGAAGCTTCCATGTGTAAGCTCTATGCCTCTGAAATCTGTATGGAAATCGCCGACCAGGCTGTCCAGATCCACGGCGGATACGGCTATATGAAAGAATACCATGTTGAACGATACATGAGGGACGGTAAGCTCACAGAAATCGGTGAAGGCACCTCTGAAGTACAAAGAATGGTCATTGCGCGCCTCATCGGATGCTAA
- the rpoD gene encoding RNA polymerase sigma factor RpoD, producing MAEKSARSKEVDTELTLEQAKDQLVEIGKKTGVLAYDDIAERLSQFELDSHQMDEFYEFLGDQGVELVGDNENEDPNVQELAKNEEEFDLNDLSVPPGVKINDPVRMYLKEIGRVDLLSAEEEIALANRIEEGDEEAKRRLAEANLRLVVSIAKRYVGRGMLFLDLIQEGNMGLIKAVEKFDYRKGFKFSTYATWWIRQAITRAIADQARTIRIPVHMVETINKLIRVQRQLLQDLGREPTPEEIAEDMDLTPDKVREILKIAQEPVSLETPIGEEDDSHLGDFIEDQDATSPSEHAAYELLKEQLEDVLDTLTDREENVLRLRFGLDDGRTRTLEEVGKVFGVTRERIRQIEAKALRKLRHPSRSKRLKDFLE from the coding sequence ATGGCTGAAAAGTCGGCCCGTTCAAAAGAGGTTGATACAGAATTGACCCTTGAACAAGCGAAAGATCAATTAGTTGAAATAGGAAAAAAGACAGGTGTCCTTGCCTATGATGATATAGCAGAAAGATTGTCTCAATTTGAACTTGATTCCCACCAGATGGATGAATTCTATGAATTCCTCGGAGATCAGGGTGTTGAGTTAGTTGGTGATAATGAAAATGAAGATCCGAATGTTCAGGAACTTGCAAAAAATGAGGAAGAATTTGATCTTAATGATTTAAGTGTCCCTCCGGGTGTGAAAATTAATGATCCTGTCCGTATGTACTTAAAAGAAATTGGACGTGTTGATTTACTCTCTGCAGAAGAAGAGATTGCACTTGCCAACCGTATTGAGGAAGGCGATGAAGAAGCTAAAAGACGCCTGGCAGAAGCGAACCTCCGATTGGTTGTGAGTATCGCGAAAAGGTATGTAGGACGCGGAATGCTGTTCCTTGACCTTATCCAGGAAGGGAATATGGGACTGATAAAAGCGGTTGAAAAATTCGATTACCGCAAAGGATTCAAGTTCAGTACGTATGCAACTTGGTGGATACGCCAGGCCATTACGAGAGCGATTGCTGACCAGGCCAGAACGATACGTATTCCTGTCCATATGGTGGAAACCATCAATAAATTGATTCGTGTTCAGCGCCAGCTTCTTCAGGATCTTGGCCGTGAACCAACACCGGAAGAAATTGCTGAAGATATGGATTTAACTCCAGACAAAGTAAGAGAAATTCTTAAGATTGCACAGGAACCTGTTTCATTAGAAACACCTATCGGTGAGGAGGATGACTCTCACTTAGGTGACTTCATCGAAGATCAGGATGCCACTTCTCCATCGGAGCATGCGGCATACGAGCTTCTGAAAGAACAGCTTGAAGATGTTCTGGACACACTGACTGACCGAGAAGAAAACGTTCTGCGTCTTCGATTCGGCCTTGACGATGGCCGTACGAGAACTTTGGAAGAAGTCGGCAAGGTATTTGGCGTTACCCGCGAACGTATTCGCCAAATCGAAGCCAAAGCCTTAAGAAAGCTGCGCCATCCGAGCAGAAGCAAACGTTTAAAAGACTTTTTAGAATAA
- the cccA gene encoding cytochrome c550, whose amino-acid sequence MNRNPIIPFVLIMVFGVVAMFLVSFKGLGDMEELAKEQEGGGAETEETAAATPEEIYQKSCIGCHGDQYQGGVGPALTGVGDRLSQDEIADIVVNGKGSMPPGLVPQDKAAEMAEWLAGLK is encoded by the coding sequence ATGAATCGCAATCCAATCATTCCATTTGTGTTAATTATGGTTTTTGGTGTGGTAGCAATGTTCCTAGTTTCTTTTAAAGGTCTTGGCGATATGGAAGAGCTTGCAAAAGAACAGGAAGGCGGCGGTGCTGAAACTGAAGAAACTGCAGCTGCGACCCCTGAAGAAATTTACCAGAAGAGCTGTATCGGATGTCACGGTGACCAGTATCAAGGCGGAGTTGGTCCTGCTCTAACAGGTGTAGGCGATCGTTTATCGCAGGATGAGATCGCTGATATCGTAGTAAACGGTAAAGGCTCAATGCCTCCAGGATTAGTGCCTCAAGACAAAGCTGCCGAAATGGCTGAATGGTTAGCAGGCCTTAAGTAA
- a CDS encoding Nif3-like dinuclear metal center hexameric protein: protein MKKINGHEIIQLFEQYSPKGYAMEGDKIGLQVGRLNTPVENVMIALDVLEGVVDEAIAKNVQLIIAHHPLIYRPLQKIPTDTPSGRIIEKLIKHNIAVYAAHTNLDIAKGGVNDMLADALKLSSTEVLYPTYETVLKKLAVFVPEENAESLRQALGNAGAGSIGNYSHCSFTSSGTGQFKPGSEANPHIGQLGELAAVSEVCIETIFPEHIEKKVLSAMFKNHPYEEVAYDIYKLENKGEVLGLGKIGVIGEMTLGEFAEHVKQTLEVERVRVVGDLSSKVKKVAVLGGDGNKYFMSAKMKGADVYVTGDMYYHVAHDAMMTGLNIVDPGHNVEKVMKKGVTQKLSQMCTEKGYSVSIFPSEVHTDPFKFV from the coding sequence GTGAAAAAAATAAATGGACATGAGATTATCCAACTATTTGAACAGTATTCCCCAAAAGGATATGCGATGGAAGGAGACAAGATTGGCCTCCAGGTTGGCAGGCTTAACACTCCTGTTGAAAATGTCATGATTGCTCTGGATGTTCTCGAAGGTGTAGTTGATGAGGCAATTGCAAAGAATGTTCAGCTGATCATAGCTCATCACCCGTTAATATACAGACCTCTGCAAAAAATTCCCACTGATACTCCATCAGGAAGAATTATTGAAAAGCTTATCAAACATAATATAGCTGTGTATGCAGCACATACAAATTTGGATATCGCCAAAGGCGGCGTCAATGATATGTTGGCTGATGCACTGAAGCTTTCCAGTACGGAAGTCTTATATCCCACATACGAAACTGTATTGAAAAAGCTAGCTGTGTTTGTGCCTGAAGAAAATGCTGAGTCTTTAAGACAAGCACTTGGAAACGCAGGGGCTGGTTCAATCGGCAATTACAGTCATTGCTCCTTTACGTCTTCAGGGACAGGGCAGTTTAAGCCTGGCAGTGAAGCAAATCCTCATATTGGCCAGCTGGGTGAGCTTGCGGCTGTTAGTGAAGTCTGCATTGAGACCATTTTTCCCGAACATATAGAAAAGAAAGTGCTTTCTGCTATGTTCAAAAACCATCCTTATGAAGAAGTTGCCTATGATATTTACAAGCTTGAAAACAAGGGTGAAGTTCTGGGGCTGGGTAAAATTGGAGTAATTGGCGAGATGACTCTGGGGGAATTTGCGGAGCATGTAAAACAAACACTTGAAGTGGAGAGAGTTCGTGTAGTGGGCGACCTTTCTTCAAAAGTGAAGAAAGTTGCTGTTCTGGGGGGAGATGGAAACAAGTACTTTATGTCAGCAAAGATGAAGGGTGCTGATGTATATGTGACTGGGGACATGTATTACCATGTGGCACATGATGCGATGATGACGGGCCTGAATATTGTTGATCCCGGCCATAATGTTGAAAAGGTAATGAAAAAAGGAGTCACCCAAAAATTATCTCAGATGTGTACAGAAAAAGGGTATAGCGTATCCATTTTTCCTTCTGAAGTTCATACAGATCCGTTTAAATTTGTCTGA
- a CDS encoding tRNA (adenine(22)-N(1))-methyltransferase: MNTEKLSNRLEAVTNYIPSGARVADIGSDHAYLPCYAVKKGIASFAVAGEVVEGPYLSAKKQVKMEGLENQISVRKGNGLEVISPNEVDCITIAGMGGALIASILEEGKSKLASVKRLILQPNLSAISIRSWLIDNGWELIAEQILEEDGKIYEILAAEKGEPLKPYQNTEKGLLMGPFLMEQKSAVFQNKWLGEKKNWERILLQLEKAANSSETEKRKQELKRKIKMAEEVLMQ; the protein is encoded by the coding sequence ATGAATACTGAAAAATTATCAAATCGGCTTGAAGCTGTAACAAATTATATTCCCTCAGGCGCACGAGTAGCTGATATCGGCTCAGACCACGCGTATTTGCCATGCTATGCAGTAAAGAAAGGGATTGCCTCTTTTGCTGTTGCTGGTGAAGTGGTGGAGGGTCCCTATCTATCCGCCAAAAAACAGGTGAAAATGGAAGGACTCGAAAATCAGATCTCCGTTAGAAAAGGGAACGGGCTTGAAGTGATTAGCCCAAATGAAGTTGACTGCATAACTATTGCAGGCATGGGAGGGGCTTTAATTGCGAGCATTCTTGAAGAGGGGAAGAGCAAGCTTGCTTCTGTAAAGAGGCTGATCCTCCAGCCGAATTTAAGTGCTATCTCAATTAGAAGCTGGCTGATTGACAATGGCTGGGAGTTAATAGCCGAACAAATCCTTGAAGAAGACGGAAAGATCTATGAAATCCTTGCAGCTGAAAAAGGAGAGCCATTGAAACCCTACCAGAATACAGAAAAAGGTTTACTGATGGGCCCTTTTCTTATGGAGCAAAAATCAGCCGTATTTCAAAACAAGTGGCTCGGCGAAAAGAAGAATTGGGAGAGAATCCTTTTGCAGCTTGAAAAAGCAGCAAATTCCAGTGAAACAGAGAAGAGAAAACAGGAGTTAAAGCGGAAAATCAAAATGGCAGAGGAGGTATTGATGCAGTGA
- a CDS encoding 4-hydroxy-3-methylbut-2-enyl diphosphate reductase, whose translation MNVIKISPRGYCYGVVDAMVIARNAALDPSLPRPIYILGMIVHNKHVTDAFEEEGIVTLDGKDRKEILDKVDKGTVIFTAHGISPEVREAAKQKGLVTLDATCPDVTRTHDLIREKEKEGFQIIYIGKKGHPEPEGAVGVAPHAVHLVQTVEDVNELNIQADKILVTNQTTMSQWDVVHVMDQIKEKYPHAEFHKEICMATQVRQEAVAEQAGQADVLIVVGDPKSNNSNRLAQVSEEIAGTKAYRIADITELDVNWIKEASTVAVTSGASTPTPITKEVITFLEQFDPADESTWSREKKVPLNKILPKVKKPAKL comes from the coding sequence ATGAACGTCATAAAAATCTCTCCTCGGGGGTATTGTTACGGTGTGGTGGATGCAATGGTGATTGCAAGGAACGCTGCACTTGACCCATCTTTGCCGAGACCCATCTATATTTTGGGTATGATCGTCCATAACAAACATGTGACAGATGCTTTTGAAGAGGAAGGCATTGTTACACTTGATGGTAAAGACCGCAAAGAAATCCTGGATAAAGTGGACAAAGGCACTGTCATTTTTACAGCACATGGCATTTCACCTGAAGTGCGGGAAGCAGCGAAACAAAAAGGCCTTGTAACACTTGATGCAACCTGCCCTGATGTAACAAGGACACATGACTTGATCAGGGAAAAGGAAAAGGAAGGCTTTCAAATCATTTACATTGGCAAAAAAGGCCATCCTGAACCTGAAGGTGCAGTTGGAGTGGCTCCCCATGCAGTTCATTTAGTGCAGACTGTTGAGGATGTAAATGAACTTAACATACAGGCTGATAAAATACTGGTGACAAATCAGACTACAATGAGCCAATGGGATGTTGTCCATGTAATGGATCAGATTAAGGAAAAATACCCTCATGCAGAGTTCCACAAAGAAATCTGCATGGCTACCCAGGTCCGCCAGGAAGCAGTTGCAGAACAAGCTGGCCAGGCCGATGTATTAATCGTTGTAGGTGACCCTAAGAGCAATAACTCCAATCGTCTTGCACAGGTATCAGAAGAAATTGCGGGGACAAAAGCCTACCGTATTGCTGATATTACTGAACTGGATGTGAATTGGATTAAAGAGGCATCAACAGTTGCCGTTACATCAGGAGCCTCAACCCCGACACCGATTACAAAGGAAGTTATTACTTTCCTTGAACAATTTGATCCGGCTGATGAGTCCACATGGTCACGCGAGAAGAAAGTGCCGCTAAATAAAATACTTCCGAAAGTAAAGAAGCCTGCAAAGTTATAA